A part of Carassius carassius chromosome 4, fCarCar2.1, whole genome shotgun sequence genomic DNA contains:
- the LOC132132229 gene encoding disks large homolog 4-like isoform X4 — MFVSVWYAKKMGRRFINNVRKAKKQRHRIMGNSPPVVVNTDTLDGSPYVNGAEGEIEYEEITLERGNSGLGFSIAGGTDNPHVGDDPSIFITKIIPGGAAAQDGRLRVNDSILFVNDVDVREVTHSQAVEALKEAGAIVRLYVLRRKPVAEKVTELKLIKGPKGLGFSIAGGVGNQHIPGDNSIYVTKIIEGGAAHKDGRLQIGDKILAVNNVCLEDVMHEDAVGTLKNTAEVVYLRVAKPNNLYLTSSYNPPDLTSTYSPHLDTDIGHPNFLASDYPQALTPTSPSRFSPVLHGLMGDDDLPRDPRRVVIHRGSTGLGFNIVGGEDGEGIFISFILAGGPADLSGELRKGDQILSVNGVDLRAATHEQAAAALKNAGQTVTIIAQYRPEEYSRFEAKIHDLREQLMNSSMGSGTTTLRSNTKRGFYIRALFDYDKTADCGFLSQAVGFRFGDVLHVLDCGDEEWWQACRVSPQGDEEEVGFIPSKRRVERKEWTRLKSKERDRSRDSTGSLGREEPVRSYETVAQVEVHYARPIIILGPVKDRVNDDLLSEFPDKFGSCVPHTTRPKREYEVDGRDYHFVSSREQMEKDIQNHRFIEAGQYNSHLYGTSVQSVREVAEQQGKHCILDVSANAVRRLQAAQLHPIAIFVRPKSLENVLEINTRLTEEQARKGMDRAIKLEQDFLECFSAIVEGDSFEEVYHKVKTVIEEQSGPYIWIPTRERL; from the exons GGGAACTCTCCTCCAGTGGTGGTGAATACTGACACACTGGATGGCTCGCCGTAT GTCAATGGAGCAGAAGGAGAGATTGAATATGAAGAGATTACGTTGGAAAGG ggGAACTCTGGGCTAGGCTTCAGTATCGCCGGAGGGACTGATAACCCTCATGTGGGAGACGACCCCAGCATCTTCATCACTAAGATCATTCCTGGAGGAGCTGCGGCACAAGACGGGAGACTCAG AGTAAATGACAGCATCCTCTTCGTGAATGACGTGGATGTTCGGGAGGTGACCCACAGTCAGGCGGTGGAGGCGCTCAAGGAGGCGGGCGCTATCGTCAGACTCTATGTATTACGCAGGAAACCCGTCGCTGAGAAAGTCACTGAACTCAAGCTCATCAAAGGTCCAAAAG GGCTAGGTTTTAGTATAGCGGGTGGTGTGGGGAACCAGCACATCCCTGGAGACAACAGCATTTATGTCACAAAGATCATCGAAGGAGGAGCGGCTCATAAGGACGGACGACTACAGATCGGTGATAAGATCCTGGCG GTGAATAATGTGTGTTTGGAGGACGTGATGCATGAAGACGCGGTGGGCACGCTGAAGAACACAGCAGAGGTGGTCTACCTCAGAGTGGCCAAGCCAAACAACCTGTACCTTACCAGCAGCTACAACCCTCCAGACCTCACCAGCA CGTACTCTCCGCATCTGGACACGGACATCGGACATCCTAACTTCCTGGCCTCGGATTACCCACAAGCCCTCACTCCCACCTCACCAAGCCGCTTTTCTCCAGTGCTGCATGGCTTGATGGGAGATGATGACTTACCCAG GGACCCGAGGCGTGTTGTGATCCACCGAGGATCCACGGGTTTGGGCTTTAATATAGTTGGAGGAGAGGATGGTGAGGGAATCTTCATCTCTTTCATCCTGGCAGGAGGCCCTGCGGACCTGAGCGGAGAACTGCGCAAAGGAGATCAGATCTTGAGC GTGAATGGAGTGGATCTGCGGGCAGCCACACATGAACAAGCTGCAGCTGCCTTGAAGAATGCAGGACAGACTGTGACCATCATCGCTCAGTACAGACCAGAAG AGTACAGTCGATTTGAAGCTAAAATTCATGATCTCAGAGAGCAGTTGATGAACAGCAGCATGGGCTCCGGAACAACTACGTTACGAAGTAACACTAAACGAGGATTTTATATCAG GGCTCTGTTTGACTATGATAAGACGGCAGACTGTGGCTTCCTGAGTCAGGCCGTGGGCTTTAGGTTTGGAGATGTGCTGCATGTTTTGGACTGTGGAGATGAGGAGTGGTGGCAGGCCTGCAGAGTCAGCCCACAGGGGGACGAGGAGGAGGTCGGCTTCATCCCCAGcaagaggag GGTTGAGAGAAAAGAGTGGACGCGGTTGAAGTCGAAAGAAAGA GACCGAAGTCGAGACAGTACAGGTTCTCTGG GAAGGGAAGAGCCCGTACGGAGTTACGAGACAGTTGCACAAGTGGAAG TGCACTACGCGAGGCCCATCATTATTCTGGGCCCGGTGAAGGACAGAGTGAATGATGACCTGCTGTCGGAGTTCCCAGACAAGTTTGGCTCTTGTGTCCCTC ATACGACACGACCCAAGCGGGAGTATGAGGTGGATGGGCGGGACTATCATTTTGTGTCGTCTCGGGAACAGATGGAGAAAGACATCCAGAACCATCGTTTCATCGAGGCGGGCCAGTACAACAGCCACCTGTATGGAACCAGCGTTCAGAGCGTCCGAGAGGTGGCCGAACAG cAGGGAAAGCACTGTATTCTGGATGTGTCCGCAAATGCAGTTCGTAGGCTACAGGCCGCACAGCTTCACCCCATCGCCATCTTCGTGCGGCCCAAATCACTGGAGAACGTCCT AGAGATCAACACACGTCTGACTGAGGAACAAGCCAGGAAAGGCATGGACCGTGCTATTAAACTGGAGCAGGATTTCCTGGAGTGCTTCTCTG CAATCGTGGAGGGCGACAGCTTCGAGGAGGTTTATCACAAGGTGAAAACTGTGATCGAGGAGCAGTCGGGGCCTTATATCTGGATTCCCACCAGGGAGCGTCTGTGA